The following coding sequences lie in one Deltaproteobacteria bacterium genomic window:
- a CDS encoding tetratricopeptide repeat protein, with protein sequence MSVRRARVLLGSALALALACGGGDVEPTPQGVEAAVPAGPPTFNRDVAPIVFRHCAPCHYDGGPGPFPLITYDDVHDHASQIVELTGKRIMPPWLPAPELARYAGERRLAQAEIDTLAAWVEAGRLEGEAADRPSDLPPAPPAVGTWRGGPPDVVLEMAEAFELPADGRDIYRNFVIRVPAAADGWVKSVELAPGNPKVVHHMVMRVDKTGTAARRDAEDSAPGFDGMDFAGALMPDGRFVGWTPGKAIDPGSAARGFRLQADTDLVLQVHLRPSGKPERVQVKVGLHMSERPATRHALAMELASTDIDLPAGAKDVHVTDRYTLPVDTYVVSVYPHAHYLGKQLQGWAELPDGTKKWLVRIDDWNFDWQDQYRFAEPMALPAGTVLRMDFSFDNSAENPHNPNHPPKRVTFGQQSTDEMAELILEIEPADPAKLVELDQNFMNGWLDRQIAHFRRVLAKTPDDGTSLIAMASLEARRGRPEAAIEHYQAGIAALPARADARIDLAIVLMSQAKLDEARAQLEASIAAAPDDARAHLTLGNVLRKQRAYDAAIVELRRAVELDPAGSESWNNLGITYELARNLAEAETALARAVELAPKRALFRENLARIHAAQGRDADALAGFRAVLEQDERSIPALQGLAMVLVRTSEPGSSGAYKAVEAAQRAVQLTQGREPAPLEVLAAAFAASGQRDKAIKAASQALALAKERGDATLIDRLQTRLAELAG encoded by the coding sequence ATGTCCGTTCGACGCGCACGCGTGCTGCTCGGGTCGGCGCTGGCGCTGGCGCTCGCGTGTGGCGGGGGCGACGTCGAGCCGACACCGCAGGGGGTCGAGGCCGCGGTGCCGGCGGGGCCGCCGACGTTCAATCGCGATGTCGCGCCGATCGTGTTCCGGCACTGCGCGCCGTGCCACTACGACGGGGGGCCGGGGCCGTTCCCGTTGATCACGTACGACGACGTCCACGATCACGCATCGCAGATCGTCGAGCTCACGGGCAAGCGCATCATGCCGCCGTGGTTGCCCGCGCCGGAGCTGGCGCGGTACGCCGGTGAGCGTCGGCTCGCGCAGGCGGAGATCGACACGCTGGCGGCATGGGTCGAGGCCGGGCGACTCGAGGGCGAGGCCGCCGATCGTCCGTCGGATCTGCCACCTGCCCCGCCGGCGGTGGGCACCTGGCGCGGTGGGCCGCCCGATGTGGTGCTCGAGATGGCCGAGGCGTTCGAGCTGCCCGCGGATGGCCGCGACATCTATCGCAACTTCGTGATCCGCGTGCCCGCGGCGGCCGATGGCTGGGTGAAGTCGGTCGAGCTCGCGCCGGGCAACCCGAAGGTCGTGCACCACATGGTGATGCGCGTCGACAAGACCGGCACCGCGGCGCGCCGCGACGCGGAGGATTCCGCACCCGGTTTCGACGGCATGGACTTCGCCGGCGCGCTGATGCCCGATGGTCGCTTCGTCGGCTGGACACCCGGCAAGGCGATCGATCCCGGCTCGGCCGCGCGTGGGTTTCGCCTGCAGGCCGACACCGATCTCGTGCTGCAGGTGCACCTGCGCCCGAGCGGCAAGCCCGAGCGCGTGCAGGTGAAGGTCGGCCTGCACATGAGCGAGCGACCCGCGACGCGACACGCGTTGGCGATGGAGCTGGCCTCGACCGACATCGACCTGCCCGCGGGCGCGAAGGACGTGCACGTCACCGATCGCTACACGCTCCCGGTCGACACCTACGTCGTCAGCGTCTACCCGCACGCGCACTACCTCGGCAAGCAGCTGCAAGGCTGGGCCGAGCTGCCGGACGGCACCAAGAAGTGGCTGGTGCGGATCGACGACTGGAACTTCGACTGGCAGGACCAATACCGCTTCGCCGAGCCGATGGCGCTACCGGCCGGCACCGTGCTGCGGATGGACTTCAGCTTCGACAACTCCGCCGAGAACCCGCACAACCCCAACCATCCGCCCAAGCGCGTCACCTTCGGGCAGCAATCGACCGACGAGATGGCCGAGCTGATCCTCGAGATCGAGCCGGCCGATCCCGCGAAGCTCGTCGAGCTCGATCAGAACTTCATGAACGGGTGGCTCGATCGCCAGATTGCCCACTTCCGACGCGTGCTGGCGAAGACCCCGGATGATGGCACCTCGCTCATTGCGATGGCTTCGCTGGAGGCGCGGCGCGGTCGACCCGAGGCGGCGATCGAGCACTACCAGGCCGGCATCGCCGCGCTGCCGGCCCGCGCCGATGCCCGCATCGACCTGGCGATCGTCTTGATGTCGCAGGCAAAGCTCGACGAGGCCCGCGCCCAGCTCGAGGCGTCGATCGCGGCCGCACCCGACGACGCGCGCGCCCACCTCACGCTGGGCAACGTGCTGCGCAAGCAACGTGCGTACGACGCCGCGATCGTCGAGCTGCGTCGTGCGGTCGAGCTCGATCCCGCCGGCAGCGAGAGCTGGAACAACCTCGGCATCACCTACGAGCTCGCGCGCAACCTCGCCGAGGCCGAGACCGCGCTGGCGCGTGCGGTCGAGCTGGCGCCCAAGCGCGCGCTGTTCCGCGAGAACCTCGCGCGCATCCACGCCGCGCAGGGCAGAGACGCCGACGCGCTGGCGGGATTTCGTGCCGTGCTCGAGCAGGACGAGCGCTCGATCCCGGCGTTGCAGGGGCTCGCGATGGTGCTCGTGCGCACCTCGGAGCCGGGCTCCTCGGGCGCGTACAAGGCGGTCGAGGCGGCGCAGCGCGCCGTGCAGCTCACACAGGGTCGCGAGCCCGCGCCGCTCGAGGTGTTGGCCGCCGCCTTCGCGGCCTCGGGTCAGCGCGACAAGGCGATCAAGGCCGCCTCGCAGGCGCTCGCACTCGCCAAGGAGCGCGGCGATGCCACGCTCATCGATCGCCTGCAGACGCGGCTCGCCGAGCTCGCGGGATAG
- a CDS encoding DUF695 domain-containing protein, whose product MSQPPWTPSFDFYFVQMHGAPAVIALDLGAAEAAPVPSHTRRLTLRVPMKHARPDGLRSQEEFEALSAIEDRLAESLAYAVDAWMVGRVVFRGNTDLFFYLPDDDDSDDDERVDAAIESTIEGIRGEYEISRQVDDDEQWAFYFDFLWPDRAAMQSMGNRRVMHQLSEAGDDPSRERVIDHFAFFEDAKTCARIADGLRGLGFDVDPPTERDDGSWSLQFHRTDALAEGRIDEVTTEILGVIGEDDGVYDGWGCEVVALN is encoded by the coding sequence ATGAGCCAGCCGCCCTGGACGCCGAGCTTCGACTTCTACTTCGTGCAGATGCACGGGGCCCCGGCCGTCATCGCACTCGATCTCGGCGCCGCCGAAGCTGCGCCGGTGCCGTCGCACACGCGGCGTTTGACCCTGCGTGTGCCCATGAAGCACGCGCGCCCCGACGGCCTGCGCAGCCAGGAAGAGTTCGAGGCGCTGTCGGCGATCGAGGACCGTCTCGCCGAGTCGCTGGCCTACGCAGTCGACGCGTGGATGGTCGGGCGCGTGGTCTTCCGCGGCAATACCGATCTGTTCTTCTACCTGCCCGACGACGACGACAGCGACGACGACGAGCGGGTCGATGCCGCGATCGAGTCGACCATCGAGGGCATCCGCGGCGAGTACGAGATCTCGCGGCAGGTCGACGACGACGAGCAGTGGGCGTTCTACTTCGACTTCCTGTGGCCCGATCGTGCCGCGATGCAATCGATGGGCAACCGCCGAGTGATGCACCAGCTGAGCGAGGCCGGCGACGACCCCTCGCGTGAGCGAGTCATCGATCACTTCGCGTTCTTCGAGGACGCCAAGACCTGTGCGCGCATCGCCGACGGTCTGCGTGGGCTCGGCTTCGACGTCGACCCGCCGACCGAGCGCGACGACGGCTCGTGGTCGCTGCAGTTCCACCGCACCGACGCGCTCGCCGAGGGCCGCATCGACGAGGTCACCACCGAGATCCTCGGCGTCATCGGCGAGGACGACGGCGTGTACGACGGCTGGGGCTGCGAAGTCGTCGCGCTCAACTGA
- a CDS encoding outer membrane lipoprotein carrier protein LolA, producing the protein MRVMSLVMAAALLPGATGAASADGPAAVEAVSVITRDELLAQLRAVPGVRAKYREEQHMALLAVPLVSTGTMHFAPTDRLAKHQLEPARARTVVADGRLRFADAYGRDEVDLASNPVVALFVESFLHVLAGDVATIERTWAIGFSGGADGEPQAWVLALRPRTEPATKLVESIILKGRGAKVERIEVRELGGDRTITTLSDVDVAHAYGEAEASKVFAVAP; encoded by the coding sequence ATGCGAGTGATGTCCCTCGTGATGGCGGCCGCACTGCTGCCGGGTGCGACCGGGGCGGCCTCCGCCGATGGTCCCGCGGCCGTCGAGGCCGTCTCGGTGATCACCCGCGACGAGCTGCTCGCACAGCTGCGCGCGGTGCCGGGTGTGCGCGCGAAGTACCGCGAGGAACAGCACATGGCCCTGCTCGCGGTGCCGCTGGTGTCGACCGGCACCATGCACTTCGCGCCCACTGACCGGCTCGCGAAGCACCAGCTCGAGCCGGCCCGCGCGCGTACCGTGGTTGCCGACGGCCGCCTGCGCTTCGCCGACGCCTACGGGCGCGACGAGGTCGACCTCGCCAGCAACCCCGTCGTCGCGCTGTTCGTCGAGAGCTTCTTGCACGTGCTCGCGGGCGACGTCGCCACCATCGAGCGGACGTGGGCGATCGGCTTCAGTGGTGGCGCCGACGGAGAGCCGCAGGCGTGGGTGCTCGCGCTGCGACCCCGCACCGAGCCGGCGACAAAGCTGGTGGAGTCGATCATCTTGAAGGGCCGCGGCGCGAAGGTCGAGCGCATCGAGGTGCGCGAGCTCGGCGGCGATCGGACCATCACGACGTTGAGCGACGTCGACGTCGCCCATGCGTACGGCGAGGCCGAGGCGTCGAAGGTCTTCGCGGTCGCGCCGTAG
- a CDS encoding efflux RND transporter periplasmic adaptor subunit, producing MRRAPWGVVGASALWLALHAGCVGQETASAASSRHDEPALVDAFAAQVGPIASSIEATANLVAERQVTVVAELDGRLLELEVDEGDDVEAGQLVGVLDGRNAKQAIAAAKIKVGGAKATHDRADKLARQQLLAAEELEKLDNARQSASQELSSAQWQLSRTRVRAPIPGRVTKRHVVAGRWVRTGEAIVDLTDFAVLVARIQIPERDALQLAPGRIAELTLQADAAVQLQGVVRRVAEVVDVRSGTVEVVIEVTQPPPQVRSGSFVGIRIERERDDAATWIPREAIVREASGAVVYVVEDGVAHRRELKLGTEQRSRVAVLEGLAPGELVVLAGQGALRDGEDVQVRPFGRGDAE from the coding sequence ATGCGACGCGCGCCGTGGGGGGTCGTCGGGGCGAGCGCGCTGTGGCTCGCCCTGCACGCGGGATGCGTCGGCCAGGAGACCGCCAGTGCAGCCTCGTCGCGCCACGACGAGCCCGCCCTGGTCGACGCGTTCGCGGCCCAGGTGGGCCCGATCGCGAGCTCGATCGAGGCCACCGCCAACCTCGTGGCCGAGCGGCAGGTCACGGTGGTCGCCGAGCTCGATGGTCGGTTGCTCGAGCTCGAGGTCGACGAGGGTGACGATGTCGAGGCCGGGCAGCTGGTCGGGGTGCTCGATGGTCGCAACGCCAAGCAGGCGATCGCCGCCGCGAAGATCAAGGTCGGCGGCGCGAAGGCGACCCACGACCGCGCCGACAAGCTCGCGCGTCAGCAGCTGCTCGCGGCCGAGGAGCTCGAGAAGCTCGACAATGCCCGGCAGAGCGCGAGCCAGGAGCTGTCGAGCGCGCAGTGGCAGCTCTCGCGCACGCGCGTGCGGGCGCCGATCCCCGGCCGCGTGACCAAGCGCCACGTCGTGGCCGGACGCTGGGTTCGCACCGGCGAGGCGATCGTCGATCTGACCGACTTCGCGGTCCTGGTCGCGCGCATCCAGATCCCCGAGCGCGACGCGCTGCAGCTCGCGCCCGGTCGCATCGCCGAGCTCACGCTGCAAGCCGACGCCGCGGTGCAGCTGCAGGGCGTGGTTCGACGCGTCGCCGAGGTGGTCGACGTCCGCAGCGGCACCGTCGAGGTCGTCATCGAGGTGACGCAGCCGCCACCGCAGGTCCGCTCGGGCAGCTTCGTCGGCATCCGCATCGAGCGCGAGCGCGACGATGCGGCCACGTGGATCCCCCGCGAGGCGATCGTGCGCGAGGCCAGCGGCGCGGTCGTCTATGTGGTCGAGGATGGCGTCGCGCATCGCCGCGAGCTGAAGCTCGGCACCGAGCAACGATCGCGCGTCGCAGTGCTCGAGGGGCTCGCACCAGGGGAGCTGGTCGTGCTCGCCGGCCAGGGCGCGCTGCGCGACGGCGAGGACGTGCAGGTGCGGCCGTTCGGTCGCGGGGACGCCGAGTAG